From the genome of Lotus japonicus ecotype B-129 chromosome 6, LjGifu_v1.2, one region includes:
- the LOC130723544 gene encoding serine/threonine-protein phosphatase PP1-like isoform X2 produces MMPLIKHSTTSSTKGSLLYFALFLIPLAFSFSLLVSLSLRIDWYHFWVRAIVMEREFLDAIINRLLEVRGRPGKQVQLSETEIKKLCMVSRDIFLKQPMLLELEAPIKICGDIHGQYADLLRLFEHGGFPPRSNYLFLGDYVDRGKQSLETICLLLAYKIKYPENFFLLRGNHECASINRVYGFYDECKRRFNVRIWKTFSDCFNCLPVAAIIEDKILCMHGGLSPELHSLNQISMLPRPAEVPETGLLCDLLWSDPSKEIQDWGMSERGVSYTFGATRVAEFLQKHDLDLICRAHQVVEDGYEFFANRQLVTIFSAPNYCGEFDNAGAMMSVDDTLMCSFQILRPVDHKRPKFGFGKTTRFKASTPKESWHFLVLKYDLIDLT; encoded by the exons ATGATGCCTCTTATAAAACACTCAACAACATCATCAACCAAAGGTTCTTTATTATACTTTGCTCTTTTCTTAATTCCTCTtgccttttctttttccttgcttgttAGTTTATCTTTGAGGATTGATTGGTATCATTTTTGGGTCAGAGCCATTGTCATGGAACGAGAATTTCTGGATGCTATCATCAATAGGCTGCTTGAAGTGAGAGGGAGACCTGGGAAGCAGGTGCAGCTTTCAGAGACAGAGATCAAGAAGCTTTGTATGGTTTCTAGAGATATCTTCCTGAAGCAACCAATGCTGTTGGAACTTGAGGCACCAATTAAGATATGTG GAGATATCCATGGCCAATATGCAGACCTTCTGAGACTCTTTGAGCATGGTGGATTCCCTCCTCGTTCCAATTACTTGTTTCTAGGCGATTATGTGGATCGTGGAAAGCAAAGTCTTGAGACAATATGTCTTCTCCTCGCCTACAAAATAAAATATCCAGAAAATTTTTTCCTTCTTAGGGGAAACCATGAGTGTGCTTCAATAAACCGTGTCTATGGATTTTATGATGAATGTAAAAGGAGATTCAATGTCAGGATCTGGAAAACATTTTCAGATTGTTTCAACTGTTTGCCTGTGGCGGCTATCATTGAAGATAAGATCCTGTGCATGCATGGTGGACTCTCCCCTGAATTGCATAGCTTAAATCAGATTAGCATGTTGCCACGTCCAGCAGAAGTTCCAGAAACTGGTCTGTTATGTGATCTCTTGTGGTCTGATCCTAGTAAAGAGATTCAGGACTGGGGAATGAGTGAACGTGGAGTTTCATATACTTTTGGTGCTACCAGGGTTGCAGAGTTTCTTCAAAAGCATGATCTTGACTTGATTTGTAGAGCGCACCAG GTGGTTGAAGATGGATATGAATTTTTTGCTAATAGACAACTTGTGACTATCTTTTCTGCTCCTAATTACTGTGGAGAGTTTGACAATGCTGGGGCAATGATGAGTGTTGATGACACACTTATGTGCTCTTTTCAGATATTAAGGCCTGTGGATCATAAAAGGCCCAAGTTTGGTTTTGGGAAAACAACTAGATTCAAGGCTAGTACTCCAAAAGAATCTTG GCATTTCTTGGTGCTAAAGTATGACCTGATTGACCTTACTTAG
- the LOC130723544 gene encoding serine/threonine-protein phosphatase PP1-like isoform X3, with product MMPLIKHSTTSSTKGSLLYFALFLIPLAFSFSLLVSLSLRIDWYHFWVRAIVMEREFLDAIINRLLEVRGRPGKQVQLSETEIKKLCMVSRDIFLKQPMLLELEAPIKICGDIHGQYADLLRLFEHGGFPPRSNYLFLGDYVDRGKQSLETICLLLAYKIKYPENFFLLRGNHECASINRVYGFYDECKRRFNVRIWKTFSDCFNCLPVAAIIEDKILCMHGGLSPELHSLNQISMLPRPAEVPETGLLCDLLWSDPSKEIQDWGMSERGVSYTFGATRVAEFLQKHDLDLICRAHQVVEDGYEFFANRQLVTIFSAPNYCGEFDNAGAMMSVDDTLMCSFQILRPVDHKRPKFGFGKTTRFKQAFLGAKV from the exons ATGATGCCTCTTATAAAACACTCAACAACATCATCAACCAAAGGTTCTTTATTATACTTTGCTCTTTTCTTAATTCCTCTtgccttttctttttccttgcttgttAGTTTATCTTTGAGGATTGATTGGTATCATTTTTGGGTCAGAGCCATTGTCATGGAACGAGAATTTCTGGATGCTATCATCAATAGGCTGCTTGAAGTGAGAGGGAGACCTGGGAAGCAGGTGCAGCTTTCAGAGACAGAGATCAAGAAGCTTTGTATGGTTTCTAGAGATATCTTCCTGAAGCAACCAATGCTGTTGGAACTTGAGGCACCAATTAAGATATGTG GAGATATCCATGGCCAATATGCAGACCTTCTGAGACTCTTTGAGCATGGTGGATTCCCTCCTCGTTCCAATTACTTGTTTCTAGGCGATTATGTGGATCGTGGAAAGCAAAGTCTTGAGACAATATGTCTTCTCCTCGCCTACAAAATAAAATATCCAGAAAATTTTTTCCTTCTTAGGGGAAACCATGAGTGTGCTTCAATAAACCGTGTCTATGGATTTTATGATGAATGTAAAAGGAGATTCAATGTCAGGATCTGGAAAACATTTTCAGATTGTTTCAACTGTTTGCCTGTGGCGGCTATCATTGAAGATAAGATCCTGTGCATGCATGGTGGACTCTCCCCTGAATTGCATAGCTTAAATCAGATTAGCATGTTGCCACGTCCAGCAGAAGTTCCAGAAACTGGTCTGTTATGTGATCTCTTGTGGTCTGATCCTAGTAAAGAGATTCAGGACTGGGGAATGAGTGAACGTGGAGTTTCATATACTTTTGGTGCTACCAGGGTTGCAGAGTTTCTTCAAAAGCATGATCTTGACTTGATTTGTAGAGCGCACCAG GTGGTTGAAGATGGATATGAATTTTTTGCTAATAGACAACTTGTGACTATCTTTTCTGCTCCTAATTACTGTGGAGAGTTTGACAATGCTGGGGCAATGATGAGTGTTGATGACACACTTATGTGCTCTTTTCAGATATTAAGGCCTGTGGATCATAAAAGGCCCAAGTTTGGTTTTGGGAAAACAACTAGATTCAAG CAGGCATTTCTTGGTGCTAAAGTATGA
- the LOC130723544 gene encoding serine/threonine-protein phosphatase PP1-like isoform X1: MMPLIKHSTTSSTKGSLLYFALFLIPLAFSFSLLVSLSLRIDWYHFWVRAIVMEREFLDAIINRLLEVRGRPGKQVQLSETEIKKLCMVSRDIFLKQPMLLELEAPIKICGDIHGQYADLLRLFEHGGFPPRSNYLFLGDYVDRGKQSLETICLLLAYKIKYPENFFLLRGNHECASINRVYGFYDECKRRFNVRIWKTFSDCFNCLPVAAIIEDKILCMHGGLSPELHSLNQISMLPRPAEVPETGLLCDLLWSDPSKEIQDWGMSERGVSYTFGATRVAEFLQKHDLDLICRAHQVVEDGYEFFANRQLVTIFSAPNYCGEFDNAGAMMSVDDTLMCSFQILRPVDHKRPKFGFGKTTRFKASTPKESCRHFLVLKYDLIDLT; this comes from the exons ATGATGCCTCTTATAAAACACTCAACAACATCATCAACCAAAGGTTCTTTATTATACTTTGCTCTTTTCTTAATTCCTCTtgccttttctttttccttgcttgttAGTTTATCTTTGAGGATTGATTGGTATCATTTTTGGGTCAGAGCCATTGTCATGGAACGAGAATTTCTGGATGCTATCATCAATAGGCTGCTTGAAGTGAGAGGGAGACCTGGGAAGCAGGTGCAGCTTTCAGAGACAGAGATCAAGAAGCTTTGTATGGTTTCTAGAGATATCTTCCTGAAGCAACCAATGCTGTTGGAACTTGAGGCACCAATTAAGATATGTG GAGATATCCATGGCCAATATGCAGACCTTCTGAGACTCTTTGAGCATGGTGGATTCCCTCCTCGTTCCAATTACTTGTTTCTAGGCGATTATGTGGATCGTGGAAAGCAAAGTCTTGAGACAATATGTCTTCTCCTCGCCTACAAAATAAAATATCCAGAAAATTTTTTCCTTCTTAGGGGAAACCATGAGTGTGCTTCAATAAACCGTGTCTATGGATTTTATGATGAATGTAAAAGGAGATTCAATGTCAGGATCTGGAAAACATTTTCAGATTGTTTCAACTGTTTGCCTGTGGCGGCTATCATTGAAGATAAGATCCTGTGCATGCATGGTGGACTCTCCCCTGAATTGCATAGCTTAAATCAGATTAGCATGTTGCCACGTCCAGCAGAAGTTCCAGAAACTGGTCTGTTATGTGATCTCTTGTGGTCTGATCCTAGTAAAGAGATTCAGGACTGGGGAATGAGTGAACGTGGAGTTTCATATACTTTTGGTGCTACCAGGGTTGCAGAGTTTCTTCAAAAGCATGATCTTGACTTGATTTGTAGAGCGCACCAG GTGGTTGAAGATGGATATGAATTTTTTGCTAATAGACAACTTGTGACTATCTTTTCTGCTCCTAATTACTGTGGAGAGTTTGACAATGCTGGGGCAATGATGAGTGTTGATGACACACTTATGTGCTCTTTTCAGATATTAAGGCCTGTGGATCATAAAAGGCCCAAGTTTGGTTTTGGGAAAACAACTAGATTCAAGGCTAGTACTCCAAAAGAATCTTG CAGGCATTTCTTGGTGCTAAAGTATGACCTGATTGACCTTACTTAG
- the LOC130723544 gene encoding serine/threonine-protein phosphatase PP1-like isoform X4 yields MMPLIKHSTTSSTKGSLLYFALFLIPLAFSFSLLVSLSLRIDWYHFWVRAIVMEREFLDAIINRLLEVRGRPGKQVQLSETEIKKLCMVSRDIFLKQPMLLELEAPIKICGDIHGQYADLLRLFEHGGFPPRSNYLFLGDYVDRGKQSLETICLLLAYKIKYPENFFLLRGNHECASINRVYGFYDECKRRFNVRIWKTFSDCFNCLPVAAIIEDKILCMHGGLSPELHSLNQISMLPRPAEVPETGLLCDLLWSDPSKEIQDWGMSERGVSYTFGATRVAEFLQKHDLDLICRAHQVVEDGYEFFANRQLVTIFSAPNYCGEFDNAGAMMSVDDTLMCSFQILRPVDHKRPKFGFGKTTRFKAFLGAKV; encoded by the exons ATGATGCCTCTTATAAAACACTCAACAACATCATCAACCAAAGGTTCTTTATTATACTTTGCTCTTTTCTTAATTCCTCTtgccttttctttttccttgcttgttAGTTTATCTTTGAGGATTGATTGGTATCATTTTTGGGTCAGAGCCATTGTCATGGAACGAGAATTTCTGGATGCTATCATCAATAGGCTGCTTGAAGTGAGAGGGAGACCTGGGAAGCAGGTGCAGCTTTCAGAGACAGAGATCAAGAAGCTTTGTATGGTTTCTAGAGATATCTTCCTGAAGCAACCAATGCTGTTGGAACTTGAGGCACCAATTAAGATATGTG GAGATATCCATGGCCAATATGCAGACCTTCTGAGACTCTTTGAGCATGGTGGATTCCCTCCTCGTTCCAATTACTTGTTTCTAGGCGATTATGTGGATCGTGGAAAGCAAAGTCTTGAGACAATATGTCTTCTCCTCGCCTACAAAATAAAATATCCAGAAAATTTTTTCCTTCTTAGGGGAAACCATGAGTGTGCTTCAATAAACCGTGTCTATGGATTTTATGATGAATGTAAAAGGAGATTCAATGTCAGGATCTGGAAAACATTTTCAGATTGTTTCAACTGTTTGCCTGTGGCGGCTATCATTGAAGATAAGATCCTGTGCATGCATGGTGGACTCTCCCCTGAATTGCATAGCTTAAATCAGATTAGCATGTTGCCACGTCCAGCAGAAGTTCCAGAAACTGGTCTGTTATGTGATCTCTTGTGGTCTGATCCTAGTAAAGAGATTCAGGACTGGGGAATGAGTGAACGTGGAGTTTCATATACTTTTGGTGCTACCAGGGTTGCAGAGTTTCTTCAAAAGCATGATCTTGACTTGATTTGTAGAGCGCACCAG GTGGTTGAAGATGGATATGAATTTTTTGCTAATAGACAACTTGTGACTATCTTTTCTGCTCCTAATTACTGTGGAGAGTTTGACAATGCTGGGGCAATGATGAGTGTTGATGACACACTTATGTGCTCTTTTCAGATATTAAGGCCTGTGGATCATAAAAGGCCCAAGTTTGGTTTTGGGAAAACAACTAGATTCAAG GCATTTCTTGGTGCTAAAGTATGA
- the LOC130723544 gene encoding serine/threonine-protein phosphatase PP1-like isoform X5 — protein sequence MEREFLDAIINRLLEVRGRPGKQVQLSETEIKKLCMVSRDIFLKQPMLLELEAPIKICGDIHGQYADLLRLFEHGGFPPRSNYLFLGDYVDRGKQSLETICLLLAYKIKYPENFFLLRGNHECASINRVYGFYDECKRRFNVRIWKTFSDCFNCLPVAAIIEDKILCMHGGLSPELHSLNQISMLPRPAEVPETGLLCDLLWSDPSKEIQDWGMSERGVSYTFGATRVAEFLQKHDLDLICRAHQVVEDGYEFFANRQLVTIFSAPNYCGEFDNAGAMMSVDDTLMCSFQILRPVDHKRPKFGFGKTTRFKASTPKESCRHFLVLKYDLIDLT from the exons ATGGAACGAGAATTTCTGGATGCTATCATCAATAGGCTGCTTGAAGTGAGAGGGAGACCTGGGAAGCAGGTGCAGCTTTCAGAGACAGAGATCAAGAAGCTTTGTATGGTTTCTAGAGATATCTTCCTGAAGCAACCAATGCTGTTGGAACTTGAGGCACCAATTAAGATATGTG GAGATATCCATGGCCAATATGCAGACCTTCTGAGACTCTTTGAGCATGGTGGATTCCCTCCTCGTTCCAATTACTTGTTTCTAGGCGATTATGTGGATCGTGGAAAGCAAAGTCTTGAGACAATATGTCTTCTCCTCGCCTACAAAATAAAATATCCAGAAAATTTTTTCCTTCTTAGGGGAAACCATGAGTGTGCTTCAATAAACCGTGTCTATGGATTTTATGATGAATGTAAAAGGAGATTCAATGTCAGGATCTGGAAAACATTTTCAGATTGTTTCAACTGTTTGCCTGTGGCGGCTATCATTGAAGATAAGATCCTGTGCATGCATGGTGGACTCTCCCCTGAATTGCATAGCTTAAATCAGATTAGCATGTTGCCACGTCCAGCAGAAGTTCCAGAAACTGGTCTGTTATGTGATCTCTTGTGGTCTGATCCTAGTAAAGAGATTCAGGACTGGGGAATGAGTGAACGTGGAGTTTCATATACTTTTGGTGCTACCAGGGTTGCAGAGTTTCTTCAAAAGCATGATCTTGACTTGATTTGTAGAGCGCACCAG GTGGTTGAAGATGGATATGAATTTTTTGCTAATAGACAACTTGTGACTATCTTTTCTGCTCCTAATTACTGTGGAGAGTTTGACAATGCTGGGGCAATGATGAGTGTTGATGACACACTTATGTGCTCTTTTCAGATATTAAGGCCTGTGGATCATAAAAGGCCCAAGTTTGGTTTTGGGAAAACAACTAGATTCAAGGCTAGTACTCCAAAAGAATCTTG CAGGCATTTCTTGGTGCTAAAGTATGACCTGATTGACCTTACTTAG